A window of the Clupea harengus chromosome 8, Ch_v2.0.2, whole genome shotgun sequence genome harbors these coding sequences:
- the LOC105909139 gene encoding arrestin-C-like isoform X2: protein MAKVFKKASRNGQLVLYLGKRDFVDHVESVDPVEGVLKIDQSALGGRKVWLQMTCAFRYGSEDLDVIGLSFRKDIWMQHLQLFPPAGHNPTITPLHEALQKKAGEEGLPFTIEIPTNLPCSVTLQPGEDNKSKACGVDFEVKAYMAMEADNPDEQVDKQDTCRLIIRKIQYAPNQTGPGPKLAIMKCFMTSDKPVHMELSLDKEIFYHGNPIPVKIKVTNKTSKVINKVKISVDQTTDVVLYSADKYTKNILSQEFLETIEAEGTFEKALSITPLLANNKDKKGLALDGKLKDEDTNLASSAIIRPGMERDIMGILVSYKIKVNLVSGGGGFLGGLTASEVTGEIPLILMHPKPKA, encoded by the exons ATGGCCAA GGTTTTCAAGAAAGCCAGTAGAAATGGGCAG CTTGTACTCTACTTGGGCAAGAGGGACTTTGTAGACCATGTGGAAAGTGTTGATCCCGTTG AGGGTGTGTTGAAGATCGACCAGTCAGCTCTGGGTGGGAGGAAag TGTGGTTACAGATGACCTGTGCTTTCCGCTATGGCAGTGAAGATCTGGATGTGATTGGACTATCCTTTAGGAAAGACATCTGGATGCAACACTTACAGCTCTTCCCCCCAGCTGGCCATAACCCCACCATAACCCCACTGCATGAAGCCCTGCAAAAGAAAGCCGGAGAGGAGGGTCTTCCCTTCACCATTGAA ATCCCAACAAACCTGCCTTGCTCTGTCACCCTTCAGCCTGGAGAGGACAATAAAAGCAAG GCTTGTGGGGTGGACTTTGAGGTGAAAGCCTACATGGCTATGGAGGCTGATAATCCAGACGAACAAGTGGACAAGCA GGATACCTGCCGCCTGATTATCCGGAAGATCCAATATGCCCCAAACCAGACTGGGCCAGGCCCTAAGCTGGCCATCATGAAGTGTTTCATGACATCAGACAAGCCTGTCCATATGGAATTATCCCTGGATAAGGAG ATCTTCTACCATGGCAACCCAATCCCCGTTAAAATAAAAGTCACCAATAAAACCAGCAAAGTCATAAACAAAGTCAAAATCTCTG TGGACCAAACTACAGATGTGGTGCTGTATTCTGCAGATAAATATACCAAAAACATCTTGAGCCAAGAATTTTT GGAGACGATTGAAGCTGAAGGGACATTTGAGAAagctctctccatcactccgcTGCTCGCCAACAACAAGGACAAGAAGGGCTTGGCTCTGGACGGCAAACTGAAAGACGAGGACACAAACCTGGCCTCCTCTGCGAT TATAAGACCGGGCATGGAAAGAGACATTATGGGAATCCTGGTTTCCTACAAAATTAAGGTCAACTTGGTATCCGGAGGAGGGGG CTTTTTGGGAGGACTGACAGCAAg tgaAGTGACAGGCGAAATCCCACTGATTTTAATGCACCCCAAACCAAAAG CATGA
- the LOC105909139 gene encoding arrestin-C-like isoform X3 — protein MTCAFRYGSEDLDVIGLSFRKDIWMQHLQLFPPAGHNPTITPLHEALQKKAGEEGLPFTIEIPTNLPCSVTLQPGEDNKSKACGVDFEVKAYMAMEADNPDEQVDKQDTCRLIIRKIQYAPNQTGPGPKLAIMKCFMTSDKPVHMELSLDKEIFYHGNPIPVKIKVTNKTSKVINKVKISVDQTTDVVLYSADKYTKNILSQEFLETIEAEGTFEKALSITPLLANNKDKKGLALDGKLKDEDTNLASSAIIRPGMERDIMGILVSYKIKVNLVSGGGGFLGGLTASEVTGEIPLILMHPKPKA, from the exons ATGACCTGTGCTTTCCGCTATGGCAGTGAAGATCTGGATGTGATTGGACTATCCTTTAGGAAAGACATCTGGATGCAACACTTACAGCTCTTCCCCCCAGCTGGCCATAACCCCACCATAACCCCACTGCATGAAGCCCTGCAAAAGAAAGCCGGAGAGGAGGGTCTTCCCTTCACCATTGAA ATCCCAACAAACCTGCCTTGCTCTGTCACCCTTCAGCCTGGAGAGGACAATAAAAGCAAG GCTTGTGGGGTGGACTTTGAGGTGAAAGCCTACATGGCTATGGAGGCTGATAATCCAGACGAACAAGTGGACAAGCA GGATACCTGCCGCCTGATTATCCGGAAGATCCAATATGCCCCAAACCAGACTGGGCCAGGCCCTAAGCTGGCCATCATGAAGTGTTTCATGACATCAGACAAGCCTGTCCATATGGAATTATCCCTGGATAAGGAG ATCTTCTACCATGGCAACCCAATCCCCGTTAAAATAAAAGTCACCAATAAAACCAGCAAAGTCATAAACAAAGTCAAAATCTCTG TGGACCAAACTACAGATGTGGTGCTGTATTCTGCAGATAAATATACCAAAAACATCTTGAGCCAAGAATTTTT GGAGACGATTGAAGCTGAAGGGACATTTGAGAAagctctctccatcactccgcTGCTCGCCAACAACAAGGACAAGAAGGGCTTGGCTCTGGACGGCAAACTGAAAGACGAGGACACAAACCTGGCCTCCTCTGCGAT TATAAGACCGGGCATGGAAAGAGACATTATGGGAATCCTGGTTTCCTACAAAATTAAGGTCAACTTGGTATCCGGAGGAGGGGG CTTTTTGGGAGGACTGACAGCAAg tgaAGTGACAGGCGAAATCCCACTGATTTTAATGCACCCCAAACCAAAAG CATGA
- the LOC105909139 gene encoding arrestin-C-like isoform X1 yields the protein MAKVFKKASRNGQLVLYLGKRDFVDHVESVDPVEGVLKIDQSALGGRKVWLQMTCAFRYGSEDLDVIGLSFRKDIWMQHLQLFPPAGHNPTITPLHEALQKKAGEEGLPFTIEIPTNLPCSVTLQPGEDNKSKACGVDFEVKAYMAMEADNPDEQVDKQDTCRLIIRKIQYAPNQTGPGPKLAIMKCFMTSDKPVHMELSLDKEIFYHGNPIPVKIKVTNKTSKVINKVKISVDQTTDVVLYSADKYTKNILSQEFLETIEAEGTFEKALSITPLLANNKDKKGLALDGKLKDEDTNLASSAIIRPGMERDIMGILVSYKIKVNLVSGGGGFLGGLTASEVTGEIPLILMHPKPKGNN from the exons ATGGCCAA GGTTTTCAAGAAAGCCAGTAGAAATGGGCAG CTTGTACTCTACTTGGGCAAGAGGGACTTTGTAGACCATGTGGAAAGTGTTGATCCCGTTG AGGGTGTGTTGAAGATCGACCAGTCAGCTCTGGGTGGGAGGAAag TGTGGTTACAGATGACCTGTGCTTTCCGCTATGGCAGTGAAGATCTGGATGTGATTGGACTATCCTTTAGGAAAGACATCTGGATGCAACACTTACAGCTCTTCCCCCCAGCTGGCCATAACCCCACCATAACCCCACTGCATGAAGCCCTGCAAAAGAAAGCCGGAGAGGAGGGTCTTCCCTTCACCATTGAA ATCCCAACAAACCTGCCTTGCTCTGTCACCCTTCAGCCTGGAGAGGACAATAAAAGCAAG GCTTGTGGGGTGGACTTTGAGGTGAAAGCCTACATGGCTATGGAGGCTGATAATCCAGACGAACAAGTGGACAAGCA GGATACCTGCCGCCTGATTATCCGGAAGATCCAATATGCCCCAAACCAGACTGGGCCAGGCCCTAAGCTGGCCATCATGAAGTGTTTCATGACATCAGACAAGCCTGTCCATATGGAATTATCCCTGGATAAGGAG ATCTTCTACCATGGCAACCCAATCCCCGTTAAAATAAAAGTCACCAATAAAACCAGCAAAGTCATAAACAAAGTCAAAATCTCTG TGGACCAAACTACAGATGTGGTGCTGTATTCTGCAGATAAATATACCAAAAACATCTTGAGCCAAGAATTTTT GGAGACGATTGAAGCTGAAGGGACATTTGAGAAagctctctccatcactccgcTGCTCGCCAACAACAAGGACAAGAAGGGCTTGGCTCTGGACGGCAAACTGAAAGACGAGGACACAAACCTGGCCTCCTCTGCGAT TATAAGACCGGGCATGGAAAGAGACATTATGGGAATCCTGGTTTCCTACAAAATTAAGGTCAACTTGGTATCCGGAGGAGGGGG CTTTTTGGGAGGACTGACAGCAAg tgaAGTGACAGGCGAAATCCCACTGATTTTAATGCACCCCAAACCAAAAGGTAACAATTAA